The following nucleotide sequence is from Microbacterium arborescens.
TCTGCTGACCGTCGCGACGGACGGCTGGGGGTCGCACCTCGACGCGTCGTGCCCGGCGGGTGGGAGGCCGCTGAGCGAGATCGAACGGGCCGCTGCACGCCACGGTGATCCGGGCCCCGGCACGGCGATCGATCGCGACCACGCTGCCGGCGCGGACCTGCCGCGACGCAGCGCCGCGGAACGCCGCGTGGTGGGCGGCGCACTGCGCTCGCTCGAAGCGGCGCTCGCGGTGCTGTGCGGCATACCGCGGGTGGGCGGTGGTCGTCGGCGGCCGCGCGGTGAGACGGACGGCGCGGGCAGCGTCGACCAGGCGGCGCTCGAGGCCGCGTGCGAGCTCGACGATCCGCCGCGACTGTTCGAGCGGGTGCTCGAGGGCGATCCTGCCGACCTCGACCCCCTCGTCGTGGCGCTGCTGGTGTGGTGCCTCTCGCGTCCCTCACTGCGTGACGTGGCCCTCGTGCAGTGGGCGACGGATGCCGGCCGCGGCGACGACGCCCTCGATGCGCAGCGCCGGTGGGAGGAAGGCGAGGAGTATCCCGAGCGGCTCGGCCGGATCATGTGGGGTGACGGCGACCGGCCCGATCCCGACCGGCTGCTGGCCGCGCTCGCGGTGATGCGCGAGGTCGCCGCGCTGGCTCCGCGCCGATTGCGGCCCGGGCCGCTCGCGCTGTGCGCGTGGCTCGCCTGGGCGCTCGGGCGCTCCACGCACGCCGCGTCGTACGCCGAGCGCGCCCTGGAGATCGACCCCGATCACGGGCTCGCAGAGATCCTGCTGTCGTTCGCGCAGATCGGTCACCTCCCCGACTGGGCCTTTCATCAGCGGGGACACGTACGATAGGGGGCATGGACGAATACGTGAGCGCGGTCATCTGGTCGCTGCTGCCGACCCTGGTGGTCTCGGTGCTCTTCGTCTTCGTCCTCCGCGGCATCCTGCGCATGGATCGCACCGAGCGCCGGGCGTACGCGAAGATCGAGGCGCAGGAGCGTGCGGCCCGCGGGCTCGCCGCGCCGACGCCCGATAGCTCGACCCCCTGACCCCGTGGGATGAGCGGTCGCGCCCGATACGCTGATTCCGAGCAGATCGGAGGGGCGGCGTGACGATCGAGTTCACCGCGTTCGAGTTCCCCGGTTGGTGGCTCGTCCTGGTCTTCATCGCCGACCTGATCATCCGCATCACCGCGATCATCGTCGTCCCGCGAAACCGGCGGCCCACCGCCGCCATGGCGTGGCTTCTGGCGATCTACTTCATCCCGTTCGTCGGCGTCTTCCTCTTCCTGCTGATCGGCAATCCGCGCCTCCCGCGCAAACGGCGCCGGATGCAGCGCGAGATCAACCAGTACATCCGCGAGACCAGCGAGGGGCTCGACTTCGGGACCCTGCGCCCCGATGCTCCGGCCTGGTTCACCTCCGTCGTCACGCTCAACCGCAACCTCGGCGCGATGCCACTCGCGGGCGACAACGGCGCGGAGATCATCTCCGACTACGAGGAGAGCATCCGCCGGATGGCGGAAGAGGTGCGCAAGGCCGAGCGGTACGTGCACGTGGAGTTCTACATCCTCCAGTCCGACAAGACGACCGACGTCTTCTTCGCGGCGCTCGAGGAGGTCGCCGCCCGCGGGGTGACCGTTCGAGTGCTCTTGGACTACTGGGCCAACCGAGGCAAGCCGAACTATCGCGCCACCGTCAAGCGGCTCACGGCCATGGGAGCCGACTGGCATCACATGCTCCCGGTGCAGCCGCTGCGGGGCAAGTATCAGCGACCCGACCTGCGCAACCACCGCAAGCTGATCGTCATCGACGGGCAGGTGGCGTTCACCGGGTCGCAGAACATGACCGACTCGACGTACAACCTGAAGAAGAACATCAAGCGAGGCCTGCACTGGGTCGACCTGATGGTGAGGGTGCAGGGTCCCGTGGTGGCCAGCATCGACGCGGTGTTCCTCTCGGACTGGTACAGCGAGACCGGCTCGGCCCCCTCGGAGGACGTCGGCCTGTTCGAGCTCGAGAGCGGGCCGGGAGACCTGGACTGCCAGATCGTCCCGTCCGGGCCGGGATTCGAGTTCCAGAACAACCTCAAGCTCTTCACCGCGCTCCTGTTCGCCGCGCAGAAGCGCGTGATCATCGTCAGCCCGTACTTCGTGCCCGACGAAGGACTGCTGCTCGCGGTGCAGACGGCGTGCCAGCGCGGCCTGCAGGTCGAGCTGTTCGTCTCGGAAGAGGGCGATCAGGCGATGGTCTACCACGCGCAGCGCAGC
It contains:
- a CDS encoding DUF4192 family protein; the protein is MTTTVRAADAAHFLSLVPHLLGFAPSRSLVVVPFAGSRSLGAMRVDLPTGALGDLDSAAATIVGMVCRIPDADALTAIAYAPESAGDGLPGVPVLAAVSRAADVCGVRVVDLLTVATDGWGSHLDASCPAGGRPLSEIERAAARHGDPGPGTAIDRDHAAGADLPRRSAAERRVVGGALRSLEAALAVLCGIPRVGGGRRRPRGETDGAGSVDQAALEAACELDDPPRLFERVLEGDPADLDPLVVALLVWCLSRPSLRDVALVQWATDAGRGDDALDAQRRWEEGEEYPERLGRIMWGDGDRPDPDRLLAALAVMREVAALAPRRLRPGPLALCAWLAWALGRSTHAASYAERALEIDPDHGLAEILLSFAQIGHLPDWAFHQRGHVR
- the cls gene encoding cardiolipin synthase, which produces MEFTAFEFPGWWLVLVFIADLIIRITAIIVVPRNRRPTAAMAWLLAIYFIPFVGVFLFLLIGNPRLPRKRRRMQREINQYIRETSEGLDFGTLRPDAPAWFTSVVTLNRNLGAMPLAGDNGAEIISDYEESIRRMAEEVRKAERYVHVEFYILQSDKTTDVFFAALEEVAARGVTVRVLLDYWANRGKPNYRATVKRLTAMGADWHHMLPVQPLRGKYQRPDLRNHRKLIVIDGQVAFTGSQNMTDSTYNLKKNIKRGLHWVDLMVRVQGPVVASIDAVFLSDWYSETGSAPSEDVGLFELESGPGDLDCQIVPSGPGFEFQNNLKLFTALLFAAQKRVIIVSPYFVPDEGLLLAVQTACQRGLQVELFVSEEGDQAMVYHAQRSYYEALLRAGVKIWMYRRPYILHTKSLTIDDDVAIIGSSNMDMRSFGLNLEISMLVRGEEFIAQLRQVEDQYRSLSRELTLEEWMKQPLRSTVLDNLARLTSALQ